CGCGTCACGGCCGCCGTGGGGCCGGAATGCACGACCGCGCCGTCGCGCAGCACCGTGACCGTATCCGACAGGTTGAAGATCTCCTCCATGCGGTGGCTGATGTACACGAAGGTGGTGCCCTGCGCGTGCAGCCGGCGGATCAGGCGTTCGAGCTGCTCGGCCTCCTGCGTGGACAGAAAAGCGGTCGGCTCGTCCAGGATCAGCAGGCGCGTGCCGCGCAGCACGGCCTTGGCGCACACCACCAGCTGCTGCTGCCCCACACTCAGGGCCGACAGCGGACTACGCGCCGAGATCTGGAAGCCCAGATCGTCCAGAAAGCGCTGGGCCTCGGCGTCCATCTGGCGCTGGATCATCAGGCCCAGGCGCGATGTCTCGATGCCCAGGTAGAGGTTCTGCGCGACGCTCAGGCTGCGGCACACCACGACCTCCTGGTGAACCGCGTCGATCCCGAGCCTCTGCGCCTGGAGTGGGGTCTGCAGGTCGGCGGGCTGGCCGTCGACCAGGATCTCGCCGGAGTCGCGGCGGTACACGCCGGTCAGGATCTTGATCAGGGTGCTCTTGCCCGCGCCGTTCTCGCCCACGATCGCGTGGATGGTGCCCTGCTCGACCGCCAGGTTGACCGCCTTCAGGGCGTGCGTGCCCGGAAAGCGTTTGTCGATCTCGCGCAATTCCAGCATGGTTCTCCTTGCGTGCAGGTCAGGGCCGCCTGCATCCAGCCCAGGCGGCCCCGACCGTCAGGACGTGGGCGTCAGAAGCCCAGCCCCAGCTTGTTCTTGTCGATCTTGCGCTTGCTGGAATCGAGCAGTCCCTGGATCTGCGCCGAGTTCATGTTCTTCAGCGTGACCGAGTACGCGCCGGTGTCCACGTCCTTGGGCAGCTTGCTGCCGCTGGCGGCCAGCATCGCGGCGCGCACGCCGCCGTAGCCCATCATGTACGGATCCTGGATGATCAGGCTGTCGATGGCGCCGTTCTTGAGATAGGTCACGAGCTGGTCGCTGGAATCGAAGCTCACGGCCGAGACCTTGTCGCCCAGCTTCTGCTCCTCCAGCGCCTTGCCCACGCCCACGCCCATGGTCAGGTTGTCCGCGAAGACCCCCACCAGGTTCGGATTGGCCGACATGATGTCGAGCATGACCGACAGCGCCTTGGTGGCGTCGTCGTCGCCGATGCGGTTGGCGACCACCTTCAGGCCGGGGTACTTCTTGGCCAGCTGATCCTTGAAGCCCTTGTCGCGGGCGGTCAGGGAACCCACGCCCGGCAGCGACGTCATGATCGCCACGTTGCCCTCGATTTTCCCGGTGTGGGCCTTGATGTCGGCGGCCAGCGCGTCGGCCGCGAGCGCCCCGGCGGCCACGTTGTTGGTCGTCAGGAACGAGGTGTAGGCGGTGGTCTTGGCGCCCGAGTCGATCATGATCAGCGGGATTTTCGCCGCCGCGACCGCGTCGATCGGGGCACCCAGCGGATCGTTGGCCGTCGGGGAGATCACGATGGCCATGGGTTTGCGCGCCGCGGCGTTCTCCAGGATGCTGATCTGCCCGGCAATGTCGCTCTCGGCGGCGGCCCCCTGCGCGATCACGTTCACGCCGTAGTCCTTGCCGGCCTGTTTGGCTCCGCTCAGGACGATCTGCCAGTACGGCGAGTTGGTGGCCTTCACGATCACGATGATGTCCTTGCTCTGCGCCAGGGCGGTGCCCAGCAGCAGGGTGCCCAGGGCAGCGGCGGTGAACTTCTTGACTTGGGTCATGTGATCCTCCAGCGGACGGCAGAGAGCGGCAGGTGGGGCGGCAGAGGGCAAACCGACAGGTCACCGTGGTGTCCGCACCCCGCTCCGGGACGTCGGAAGGCGTCCACGCCGGGCCAGAACTGTCCCTGGCAACCATGAATTGTGATGCTGAGGGGAGTGTAGACGCCACTCCAGGGCCTGTCAAGTGGCCTGACCACCCGTGGAAGCGCCGCGCCATTCTGGGGCAGGCTGCTGAACGTCCGCGCAGAACATCCATCCTGGTCGACCGAAGGCGTTCGATGCCCAGGCGCACTCCTTCCCCGCCAGCCACGTGTCTACACTCTGGTTCCCATACTGGTCAGGCCACTTGACACCGTCACATTCGGTGACCATCATGAGCGGTGCCTCGCCCGTCCATTCCGTCTGCCGCGCCCATCACCCCGGGATCGGAGTGCTTCCTGATGACCACCGACACGCTCCGCTCCGTCACGCCCGCCCACCCGCGCACGCGGCCACCCGCTCCGGGGCACCGTGCCGCTTGAAGCGCTGGAATCGCGGCGGCTGTACGCCCAGATCGCCGATCAGGTCGCCACGCTGATCGCCACCGGCGAGTACCGTCCGGGCGACCAGCTGCCGTCGGAACGTGACCTGGCCGAACAGCTGCGCGTCAGCCGCCCCACGGTTCGGGAGGCCATGATCGCGCTGGAAGTGCGCGGTCTGATCGACATCCGCGTGGGCGTGGGCATGTTCGTCCGGCCGCGCGGCGCCCGGCCCGGGCGCCGCACGGCCCTGCCGCGCCACACGGCCCTGGAGGTCATCCAGGCGCGGGTGCTGATCGAACCCCAGGTCGCGGCGCTCGCCGCCGAGACGATCACGGACAGGGATCTGACCTCCCTAAACAAACACCTGGAGGCCCTGAAGGTGGCCTTCGACCGGGGGCAGTGGTCGGCGGCCGACGACCGCGCCATCCACGAGACGGTCGCCCGCGCGACCGGCAACCAGCTCCTGGCCGATCTGATCGAGGAACTCTTCAATGACCGTGACAGCGCCGTGGCCCTGAAATTCGACGAGCATCTGGGCCAGATGCCGCACGTGCGCGAGCATTCCTTCGACGATCACCGCAAGGTCGTGGAGGCGCTCGAACGCCGTGATCCGGACGCCGCCCGCGCCGCCATGCACGACCACCTCGCGTATGTCCAGAGCGAGATGCTGGCCGGCTGGTCCGGCGACGCCACCTGACCCGGATCCACAAGGAGTCCCCATGCCCGCCACCGCGCACGCCTACCTTGTCGCCAGCGGAGACCTGCGACTCAGCGCCAACCGTACCTGCTGGCCCGCCCAGGCGCTGATGGAAGCGCAGCTCACGGCCGCCCTGGACGCGCTCGGAACGCAGGTGACGCGCGCCCACCCCTACGATGATCGCGAAGGCCACGGCTTCATCTCGTCGCAGCGCATGGGCATGGACGTGTTCCGCG
The DNA window shown above is from Deinococcus sp. KSM4-11 and carries:
- a CDS encoding ABC transporter substrate-binding protein; the encoded protein is MTQVKKFTAAALGTLLLGTALAQSKDIIVIVKATNSPYWQIVLSGAKQAGKDYGVNVIAQGAAAESDIAGQISILENAAARKPMAIVISPTANDPLGAPIDAVAAAKIPLIMIDSGAKTTAYTSFLTTNNVAAGALAADALAADIKAHTGKIEGNVAIMTSLPGVGSLTARDKGFKDQLAKKYPGLKVVANRIGDDDATKALSVMLDIMSANPNLVGVFADNLTMGVGVGKALEEQKLGDKVSAVSFDSSDQLVTYLKNGAIDSLIIQDPYMMGYGGVRAAMLAASGSKLPKDVDTGAYSVTLKNMNSAQIQGLLDSSKRKIDKNKLGLGF
- a CDS encoding FadR/GntR family transcriptional regulator; the protein is MPLEALESRRLYAQIADQVATLIATGEYRPGDQLPSERDLAEQLRVSRPTVREAMIALEVRGLIDIRVGVGMFVRPRGARPGRRTALPRHTALEVIQARVLIEPQVAALAAETITDRDLTSLNKHLEALKVAFDRGQWSAADDRAIHETVARATGNQLLADLIEELFNDRDSAVALKFDEHLGQMPHVREHSFDDHRKVVEALERRDPDAARAAMHDHLAYVQSEMLAGWSGDAT